The following proteins are co-located in the Brachybacterium sacelli genome:
- a CDS encoding ABC transporter substrate-binding protein produces MKPRLTRRTALAGSGAAMVGGLAACAPPNPGNVNAEAVIPPTDGPVTLSYWAWLKDLQKVADIFNQKQDRIRVETTWIPGGNSGGYAKILSAVAADGGPDIAQVELRQVPEFALAGALTELNRYDFAAQADAYDPGALSQVKVGEDYWAVPQDTGPVATFYNREVLEGELGLRPPATWQEFRETAGTVSEAGKNLITLDPSDGSYLISWIMQSGAVWFRTEGDGWIVDMTGDASMRVAEFWDEILAAKIIGTGYGAFSTPWMAAAGEGDVLASIGGSWADALVQSVPDAEGKWAVAPMPTWPDGYASGAHGGSAAAVLSTSKHPVEALEFLTWMCTDPEGIDAMIEYSGIGWSPAKDYIGETRQEPSEFFSGQNYNEEVILPMAEDQNLDWTWAPLMQRAAAIVGDGMTTAVSGEVPLVDMLPQTQTKIVQIMRDMGLDAEEAR; encoded by the coding sequence ATGAAGCCACGTCTGACCCGGCGCACAGCGCTGGCGGGGTCCGGGGCGGCAATGGTGGGCGGCCTGGCCGCCTGTGCACCGCCGAACCCCGGCAACGTCAACGCCGAGGCCGTCATCCCACCTACTGACGGCCCGGTGACCCTCAGCTACTGGGCCTGGTTGAAGGACCTGCAGAAGGTCGCCGACATCTTCAACCAGAAACAGGACCGCATCCGCGTCGAGACCACCTGGATCCCCGGCGGCAACAGCGGCGGCTACGCCAAGATCCTCTCCGCGGTCGCCGCGGACGGCGGGCCCGACATCGCCCAGGTCGAGCTGCGGCAGGTCCCGGAGTTCGCCCTCGCCGGCGCCCTGACGGAGCTGAACCGCTACGACTTCGCCGCCCAGGCCGACGCCTACGATCCGGGCGCGCTCAGCCAGGTGAAGGTGGGCGAGGACTACTGGGCCGTCCCGCAGGACACCGGCCCCGTCGCCACCTTCTACAACCGGGAGGTGCTCGAGGGCGAGCTCGGACTGCGACCCCCGGCCACCTGGCAGGAGTTCCGCGAGACCGCCGGGACCGTCTCCGAGGCCGGCAAGAACCTCATCACCCTCGACCCGTCGGACGGCTCCTACCTGATCTCCTGGATCATGCAGTCCGGTGCCGTGTGGTTCCGGACCGAGGGTGACGGGTGGATCGTGGACATGACCGGCGACGCGTCGATGCGGGTCGCGGAGTTCTGGGACGAGATCCTGGCCGCGAAGATCATCGGTACCGGTTACGGCGCCTTCTCGACCCCGTGGATGGCCGCCGCCGGCGAGGGCGACGTGCTCGCCTCCATCGGCGGCTCCTGGGCCGACGCGCTCGTCCAGTCGGTGCCCGACGCCGAGGGCAAGTGGGCCGTGGCCCCCATGCCCACCTGGCCCGACGGGTATGCCTCCGGCGCCCACGGCGGGTCCGCGGCCGCGGTGCTGTCCACGAGCAAGCACCCCGTGGAGGCACTCGAGTTCCTGACCTGGATGTGCACCGATCCCGAGGGCATCGACGCCATGATCGAGTACTCCGGCATCGGCTGGTCGCCCGCCAAGGACTACATCGGCGAGACCCGGCAGGAGCCCTCGGAGTTCTTCTCCGGACAGAACTACAACGAAGAGGTCATCCTCCCCATGGCCGAAGACCAGAACCTCGACTGGACGTGGGCGCCGCTGATGCAGCGCGCAGCAGCCATCGTCGGCGACGGGATGACCACCGCCGTCAGCGGGGAGGTCCCGCTGGTGGACATGCTCCCGCAGACGCAGACGAAGATCGTGCAGATCATGCGGGATATGGGTTTGGATGCGGAGGAGGCGCGATGA
- a CDS encoding S10 family peptidase, translated as MTDQPSTPSPDAATHAAGPDAEKPEDHLVTTVHSLALPDRALDYTATTGTVVLKEEPEGEEYGRGAAFAELFSVSYVAQGAGTQERPVVFAFNGGPGASTVWLHLGLLGPRRVDSGDAGSPAAPPHRLLDNHETVLRQADLVVVDAMTTGYSRPVPGAKTDRHHGLAADRDLMASFVIDWLTRNQRWTSPIFLAGESYGTTRASAVAARLMDRYYVAIAGIALISPVLDFGTIRFHEGNDRPFVHYLPTYAAIAHAHGKHEGRLLQDVVDEAEAFAEQEYPALLAAGLRLAPEQKQEAAARIGALIGVDPDWVERADLRVEHQAFLAELLRENGLQAGRIDGRFTAPAGDGNTATMESDPSIDQLAPSYTATINQYLRRELDFTSDVVYEIMSGRVHPWSYKDFENRSVEVASDLARLLRKSPHTTVLVSHGYHDAATPFHASEHVLAQLAIPREDYSQRIRIEYYEAGHMMYCHEPSRLALSQHLAEFVTGQDAAADES; from the coding sequence GTGACCGACCAGCCCAGCACCCCCTCCCCCGATGCGGCGACCCACGCCGCCGGCCCCGACGCCGAGAAGCCCGAGGACCACCTGGTCACCACTGTCCACTCCCTGGCCCTGCCGGACAGGGCGCTGGACTACACGGCGACCACCGGCACGGTGGTGCTGAAGGAGGAGCCCGAGGGCGAGGAGTACGGGCGCGGCGCCGCCTTCGCCGAGCTGTTCTCCGTCTCCTACGTCGCCCAGGGCGCCGGCACGCAGGAGCGACCGGTCGTGTTCGCCTTCAACGGCGGGCCGGGAGCGTCGACGGTGTGGCTGCACCTGGGTCTGCTGGGTCCGCGCCGCGTGGACTCGGGCGATGCCGGCTCCCCCGCGGCCCCGCCGCATCGGCTGCTCGACAACCACGAGACGGTCCTGCGCCAGGCGGACCTGGTGGTGGTCGACGCGATGACCACCGGCTACTCGCGTCCCGTGCCCGGGGCGAAGACCGACCGCCATCACGGACTGGCCGCGGACCGCGATCTGATGGCCTCCTTCGTCATCGACTGGCTGACCCGCAACCAGCGCTGGACCTCGCCGATCTTCCTCGCCGGCGAGTCCTACGGCACCACCCGTGCCTCCGCGGTCGCCGCGCGCCTCATGGACCGCTACTACGTGGCGATCGCGGGCATCGCCCTGATCTCCCCGGTGCTGGACTTCGGCACCATCCGCTTCCACGAGGGCAATGACCGGCCCTTCGTGCACTACCTGCCCACCTACGCGGCGATCGCGCACGCGCACGGCAAGCACGAGGGTCGCCTGCTGCAGGACGTGGTCGACGAGGCGGAGGCCTTCGCCGAGCAGGAGTACCCGGCCCTGCTCGCCGCCGGGCTGCGCCTCGCCCCCGAGCAGAAGCAGGAGGCCGCCGCCCGCATCGGCGCCCTGATCGGTGTGGACCCGGACTGGGTCGAGCGCGCTGACCTGCGCGTCGAGCACCAGGCATTCCTCGCCGAGCTGCTGCGCGAGAACGGTCTGCAGGCCGGCCGCATCGATGGACGCTTCACCGCCCCGGCGGGTGACGGCAACACCGCCACGATGGAGAGCGACCCTTCGATCGACCAGCTGGCGCCGTCGTACACCGCGACCATCAACCAGTACCTCCGCCGCGAGCTCGACTTCACCAGCGACGTGGTCTACGAGATCATGTCCGGCCGCGTCCATCCGTGGAGCTACAAGGACTTCGAGAACCGCTCCGTCGAGGTCGCCTCCGACCTGGCCCGGCTGCTGCGGAAGTCACCGCACACGACGGTGCTGGTCTCCCACGGGTACCACGATGCTGCGACCCCGTTCCATGCCAGCGAGCACGTGCTGGCCCAGCTCGCGATCCCGCGGGAGGACTACAGCCAGCGGATCCGCATCGAGTACTACGAGGCCGGGCACATGATGTACTGCCACGAGCCGAGCCGCCTGGCACTGTCGCAGCACCTCGCCGAGTTCGTCACCGGCCAGGACGCCGCGGCCGACGAGTCCTGA
- a CDS encoding serpin family protein: protein MSSVEPRTRLLRRSVLAAGATLPLTAPALAAGAGDSSGRNGSAEPDLKAELPREDPGSATAGDPVAQFSARMLAAIDRADVNAVCSPLSAQIVLTMIGLGAAGDTRAQMEETLGGGMDELAQAANTLTAVLAAVGDEEREDRDDEAPEPAAVSLVNGLWLQQGMTVRDSYLEDLGRYFGSGVFEADFTDDAEREQARVRINDWAAEATQDLIQDLVPQDVLDADSRLVLVNALHLKAAWHKTLSRTTGTFTTADGSALSTELLSGSTPRWYEDDLCRATALETYGDDLSLALVQPTRDLDTVLDAWSELADDDRAGLGALLTGLEASEESTKLTLPGFDIAWDAPLTPVLDQLGMTEALSEDADLSGITGEEDLFITHVLQKAVITVDDEGMEAAAATAAAVGTTSVVIDEHELVLDSPFLVVAYERSTRAPLVLGWIGDPTRTE, encoded by the coding sequence ATGAGTTCTGTTGAGCCCCGCACCCGCCTCCTCCGCCGATCCGTCCTCGCCGCCGGCGCGACGCTTCCGCTCACCGCCCCCGCGCTCGCAGCGGGCGCCGGGGACAGCAGTGGTCGGAACGGGTCCGCCGAGCCCGATCTGAAGGCCGAGCTGCCGCGTGAGGACCCCGGCTCCGCGACGGCGGGGGACCCCGTCGCGCAGTTCAGTGCGCGGATGCTCGCCGCCATCGACCGGGCCGACGTCAACGCCGTCTGCTCGCCCCTGTCCGCCCAGATCGTCCTGACCATGATCGGCCTCGGCGCCGCGGGAGATACCCGGGCGCAGATGGAGGAGACCCTCGGCGGCGGCATGGACGAACTCGCCCAGGCCGCAAACACCCTGACGGCCGTGCTCGCTGCCGTTGGCGATGAGGAGCGCGAAGACCGGGACGACGAGGCGCCCGAACCGGCCGCCGTCTCGCTGGTCAACGGCCTCTGGCTGCAGCAGGGCATGACTGTCCGCGATTCCTACCTCGAGGACCTGGGTCGATACTTCGGCAGCGGTGTCTTCGAAGCCGACTTCACCGACGACGCCGAGCGGGAACAGGCTCGCGTGCGGATCAACGATTGGGCCGCCGAGGCCACGCAGGACCTGATCCAGGACCTGGTCCCGCAGGACGTCCTCGACGCCGACAGTCGCCTGGTCCTCGTCAACGCCCTCCACCTCAAGGCCGCCTGGCACAAGACGCTCAGCCGCACCACCGGCACCTTCACCACCGCCGACGGGAGCGCACTGAGCACCGAGCTGCTCTCCGGCTCCACCCCGCGCTGGTACGAGGACGACCTCTGCCGCGCCACCGCGCTGGAGACCTACGGAGATGACCTCTCGCTCGCCCTCGTCCAGCCCACCCGGGACCTCGACACCGTCCTCGACGCCTGGTCGGAGCTGGCCGACGACGATCGCGCCGGCCTCGGTGCGCTGCTCACCGGGCTCGAGGCGTCCGAGGAGAGCACGAAGCTCACCCTCCCCGGCTTCGACATCGCATGGGACGCGCCGCTGACACCCGTGCTCGACCAGCTCGGGATGACCGAGGCCCTCTCCGAGGACGCCGACCTCTCCGGCATCACCGGCGAGGAGGACCTCTTCATCACCCACGTGCTGCAGAAGGCGGTGATCACTGTCGACGACGAGGGCATGGAGGCCGCCGCCGCGACCGCAGCCGCCGTGGGCACGACGTCGGTGGTGATCGATGAGCATGAGCTGGTGCTGGACTCGCCGTTCCTCGTCGTCGCCTACGAGCGCTCCACCCGCGCACCCCTGGTTCTCGGCTGGATCGGGGATCCGACCCGAACCGAGTAG
- a CDS encoding sodium:solute symporter family protein has product MVDIRLDAQWIDYAIIALYFVFVLGVGWYAKRGVSNSIEFFLSGRSLPAWVTGLAFISANLGAVEIMGMSATGAELGMPTMNYFWVGAIPAMLFLGVVMMPFYYGSKVRSVPEFMRMRFGTGAHLVNSISFAVAQLLIAGVNLSLLATIVNRLLGWPMWVGLVLAAAFVLFYITVGGLSAAIYNEVLQFFVIVAALLPLTLIGLHRVGGWGGMKERVAGDGMLGSEQLHTWPGTALSGFDSPILSVVGIVFGLGFVLSFGYWTTNFVEVQRAMASKSITAARMTPILGAFPKMLIPFIVIVPGMIAAVMVNELTEFKQLDSAGDSAAAAGTGVTYNDALLLLMRDVLPNGLLGVAIAGLLAAFMAGMAANISAFNTVVSYDLYQQYVKKDAPDDHYIKVGRIATAAACVIAIFTALIAGQFSNLMDYLQTLFGFFNAPLFATFILGMFWKRMTATAGWTGLVAGTLSAVVLWGSSTFFHVFTLPGQGLAFMSAATAFVVDIVVSVVVTQFTAPKPVHELKGLVYSETPKADLVDPEEAAMPFWRRPLPMAGIGLVLVVALNVIFA; this is encoded by the coding sequence ATGGTCGACATCCGCCTGGATGCTCAGTGGATCGACTACGCGATCATCGCGTTGTACTTCGTGTTCGTGCTCGGCGTGGGCTGGTATGCCAAGCGCGGCGTCTCGAACTCCATCGAGTTCTTCCTCTCCGGGCGCTCGCTGCCCGCCTGGGTCACCGGCCTCGCCTTCATCTCTGCCAACCTCGGCGCCGTCGAGATCATGGGCATGTCCGCCACCGGTGCGGAGCTCGGCATGCCGACCATGAACTACTTCTGGGTCGGCGCGATCCCCGCGATGCTGTTCCTCGGCGTCGTGATGATGCCCTTCTACTACGGCTCCAAGGTGCGCTCGGTCCCCGAGTTCATGCGCATGCGTTTCGGCACCGGCGCGCACCTGGTCAACTCGATCAGCTTCGCCGTGGCGCAGCTGCTCATCGCCGGCGTGAACCTGTCGCTGCTGGCCACCATCGTGAACCGACTTCTGGGATGGCCGATGTGGGTGGGCCTCGTGCTCGCCGCGGCCTTCGTGCTCTTCTACATCACCGTCGGCGGCCTCTCCGCCGCGATCTACAACGAGGTGCTGCAATTCTTCGTGATCGTCGCGGCCCTGCTGCCGCTGACGCTGATCGGCCTGCACCGCGTGGGCGGCTGGGGCGGCATGAAGGAGCGCGTCGCCGGTGACGGCATGCTCGGCTCCGAGCAGCTGCACACCTGGCCCGGTACGGCGCTGTCCGGCTTCGACAGCCCGATCCTGTCGGTCGTCGGCATCGTCTTCGGTCTGGGCTTCGTGCTCTCCTTCGGCTACTGGACCACGAACTTCGTCGAGGTCCAGCGCGCGATGGCCTCCAAGTCCATCACCGCCGCCCGGATGACGCCGATCCTCGGCGCCTTCCCGAAGATGTTGATCCCCTTCATCGTGATCGTCCCCGGCATGATCGCCGCGGTGATGGTGAACGAGCTGACCGAGTTCAAGCAGCTCGACAGTGCCGGCGACTCCGCCGCGGCCGCGGGCACCGGTGTCACCTACAACGACGCCCTGCTGCTGCTCATGCGCGATGTGCTCCCCAACGGTCTGCTGGGGGTCGCGATCGCCGGCCTGCTGGCGGCATTCATGGCCGGCATGGCCGCGAACATCTCGGCCTTCAACACCGTGGTCAGCTACGACCTGTACCAGCAGTACGTGAAGAAGGACGCGCCCGACGACCACTACATCAAGGTGGGTCGCATCGCGACGGCCGCGGCGTGCGTGATCGCGATCTTCACCGCACTGATCGCCGGGCAGTTCTCCAACCTGATGGACTACCTCCAGACCCTGTTCGGGTTCTTCAACGCGCCGCTGTTCGCGACGTTCATCCTGGGCATGTTCTGGAAGCGGATGACCGCGACCGCCGGCTGGACCGGCCTGGTGGCGGGCACCCTCTCGGCCGTCGTGCTGTGGGGATCCTCGACGTTCTTCCACGTGTTCACGCTGCCGGGTCAGGGGCTCGCCTTCATGAGCGCCGCGACCGCGTTCGTCGTCGACATCGTCGTCTCCGTCGTGGTCACCCAGTTCACCGCCCCGAAGCCCGTGCACGAGCTGAAGGGCCTGGTCTACTCGGAGACCCCGAAGGCGGACCTCGTCGACCCCGAGGAGGCGGCCATGCCCTTCTGGCGTCGTCCCCTCCCCATGGCCGGCATCGGTCTGGTCCTCGTCGTCGCCCTGAACGTCATCTTCGCCTAA
- a CDS encoding carbohydrate ABC transporter permease, producing MRSRSAPWVLLAPFLVVFIGTMIVPIVMAIGYSFSSVERSGLLGEGGLTNSFAGFENYVKALSNANFVESIGRMVLFGIVQVTVMIVAATVLALLLETANAKWPGFFRATYFLPYGIPGVIATILWSFLYIPGLSPIVDVLGWVGLEIDFLGPNMVLWSIANIVTWTYTGYNMLIIIAQLKAIPGELYEAAKIDGASGFKVAMAIQLPLIRPALMLTIIFSIIGTLQLFAEPRLMQTMSAGITSEYTPNMSAYAFAFQYNDVGMAAAQAVIIAVSAFLLSAVALGISSWTEKRR from the coding sequence ATGAGGTCGAGGAGTGCTCCGTGGGTGTTGTTGGCTCCGTTTCTGGTGGTTTTCATCGGGACGATGATCGTGCCGATCGTGATGGCGATCGGGTATTCGTTCAGTTCGGTGGAGCGGTCGGGGTTGTTGGGTGAGGGTGGTCTCACGAATAGTTTCGCGGGGTTCGAGAACTATGTGAAGGCGTTGTCGAATGCGAACTTCGTGGAGTCGATCGGGCGGATGGTCCTGTTCGGTATCGTGCAGGTCACGGTGATGATCGTGGCGGCGACGGTGTTGGCGTTGTTGTTGGAGACGGCGAACGCGAAGTGGCCGGGCTTTTTCCGGGCGACGTATTTTTTGCCGTACGGGATTCCGGGTGTGATTGCGACGATCTTGTGGTCGTTCCTGTACATCCCGGGGTTGTCGCCGATCGTGGACGTGCTGGGCTGGGTGGGGTTGGAGATCGACTTCCTGGGCCCGAACATGGTGTTGTGGTCGATCGCGAACATCGTGACCTGGACGTATACGGGGTACAACATGTTGATCATCATTGCGCAGCTGAAGGCGATCCCGGGTGAGTTGTACGAGGCGGCGAAGATCGACGGTGCCAGCGGGTTCAAGGTGGCGATGGCGATCCAGCTGCCGTTGATCCGGCCGGCGTTGATGTTGACGATCATCTTCTCGATCATCGGGACGCTGCAGCTGTTCGCCGAGCCGCGGTTGATGCAGACGATGAGTGCGGGGATCACCTCGGAGTACACCCCGAACATGTCCGCCTATGCCTTCGCGTTCCAGTACAACGATGTGGGTATGGCGGCCGCGCAGGCCGTGATCATCGCGGTCTCCGCGTTCCTCCTCTCAGCGGTCGCGCTGGGAATCTCCTCGTGGACGGAGAAGCGTCGATGA
- a CDS encoding glutaminase has translation MKSPIPDYLDEVLEDLRSDTGGATAQYIPELAAADPDRLAAAITTTSGATYTAGDVGTEFSIQSISKPFAYAAALMDRGLEKVLSSVGVEPSGEAFNELSLEGGTHRPKNPMINAGAITTHSLLVGRGAAQASRVEHVLDLFSRLAGRTLRVDEEVCASELAEADRNLAIAHMLRTYGVLEDDPHDVVEGYTRQCSILVGVRDLSMMSATLATGGVQPVTGERVMTPEVARQVMAVMAAAGMYDAAGDWLTRVGIPAKSGVAGGMVGVLPDQVGIGTLSPRLDEHGNSRRGSEIFARLSRDMGMHLFAPGQGRLDAVTAREGEHSTVLATQGTVQFTAAAELLDLMAEVVQDAVVELDVSAVHSFTDVGRRMTLEGLRRLRLEGHAVRLHDPGSVLPQPDLGDGSLPDLV, from the coding sequence GTGAAGAGCCCGATCCCGGATTACCTGGACGAAGTCCTCGAGGACCTCCGCAGCGATACCGGTGGCGCGACTGCGCAGTACATCCCCGAGCTCGCGGCGGCCGACCCCGACCGGCTCGCCGCCGCGATCACGACCACGTCGGGAGCCACGTACACGGCGGGGGACGTCGGGACGGAGTTCTCGATCCAGTCGATCTCGAAGCCGTTCGCCTACGCGGCGGCACTCATGGACCGCGGCCTCGAGAAGGTGCTGAGCTCGGTCGGCGTCGAGCCGAGCGGGGAGGCCTTCAACGAGCTCTCCCTCGAGGGTGGGACGCACCGGCCCAAGAACCCCATGATCAACGCCGGGGCGATCACCACCCACTCGCTCCTCGTCGGTCGCGGCGCCGCGCAGGCGTCCCGCGTGGAGCACGTGCTCGACCTCTTCTCGCGGCTCGCGGGCCGGACTCTGCGCGTCGACGAGGAGGTGTGCGCCTCGGAGCTCGCCGAGGCCGACCGGAATCTCGCGATCGCGCACATGCTGCGCACCTACGGCGTGCTCGAGGACGATCCCCATGACGTGGTCGAGGGATACACGCGCCAGTGCTCGATCCTGGTCGGCGTGCGCGACCTGTCGATGATGTCCGCGACGCTCGCGACCGGAGGGGTCCAGCCCGTCACCGGCGAGCGCGTGATGACCCCGGAGGTCGCCCGGCAGGTGATGGCGGTGATGGCGGCCGCCGGCATGTACGACGCCGCCGGCGACTGGCTCACCCGCGTCGGCATCCCGGCCAAGAGCGGCGTCGCCGGGGGAATGGTCGGGGTGCTCCCGGACCAGGTCGGGATCGGGACCCTCTCCCCGCGGCTCGACGAACACGGCAACAGCCGCCGCGGCAGCGAGATCTTCGCCCGGCTCTCCCGGGACATGGGCATGCATCTCTTCGCCCCCGGTCAGGGCAGGCTCGATGCCGTCACCGCGCGCGAGGGCGAGCACAGCACGGTCCTCGCGACCCAGGGGACGGTGCAGTTCACGGCCGCGGCCGAACTGCTGGACCTGATGGCCGAGGTCGTCCAGGACGCCGTCGTGGAACTGGACGTCTCCGCGGTGCACTCGTTCACGGACGTCGGCCGCCGGATGACGCTCGAGGGACTGCGGCGGCTGCGCCTCGAGGGCCACGCGGTCCGGCTGCACGACCCCGGATCCGTCCTGCCCCAGCCGGACCTCGGCGACGGGAGTCTCCCGGATCTCGTGTGA
- a CDS encoding carbohydrate ABC transporter permease, with amino-acid sequence MTTSNDTQHRQDPVAGRRKATPPRAREGDGRAGTRDAGRKPTTTILVTAILAVVAIYFLVPVYWVVINATKSTEDLFGTSGFWFGESFQLWENIKAVLSANGGIFPRWAVNSVLYAGVGSVLATYFAVAAGYALAKYRFPGRRFVYVLVLGGVLVPGTAVALPLFFLFSSIGITNTYWSVLIPSLVSPFGLFLASIYASAAVPDELLEAGRIDGVGELGLFHRLALPQLTPAIVTIVLFQFVAIWNNYMLPLVMLADEKLYPITLGLDNWRAQTDRLPEFYQLTTGGALLSVIPLAILILVLQRFWRGGLTEGSIKG; translated from the coding sequence ATGACCACCTCGAACGATACGCAGCACAGGCAGGATCCCGTGGCGGGGCGGCGGAAGGCGACCCCGCCGCGTGCGCGGGAGGGGGATGGTCGGGCCGGGACTCGTGATGCGGGGCGGAAGCCGACGACGACGATCCTGGTCACCGCGATCTTGGCGGTGGTGGCGATCTATTTCCTGGTCCCGGTGTACTGGGTGGTCATCAATGCCACCAAGTCGACGGAGGATCTGTTCGGCACCAGTGGGTTCTGGTTCGGGGAGAGCTTCCAGCTGTGGGAGAACATCAAGGCGGTGCTGTCGGCCAACGGCGGTATCTTCCCCCGCTGGGCGGTGAACTCGGTGCTGTATGCCGGGGTGGGGTCGGTGCTGGCGACGTATTTCGCGGTCGCCGCGGGGTACGCGCTGGCGAAGTACCGTTTCCCGGGGCGACGTTTCGTCTATGTCCTGGTGCTGGGTGGGGTGCTGGTGCCCGGTACGGCGGTGGCGTTGCCGTTGTTCTTCTTGTTCAGCTCGATCGGGATCACGAACACGTACTGGTCGGTGTTGATCCCGTCGCTGGTGAGCCCGTTCGGGTTGTTCCTGGCCTCGATCTACGCCAGTGCGGCGGTGCCTGATGAGTTGTTGGAGGCGGGCCGGATCGATGGGGTGGGGGAGCTGGGGTTGTTCCACCGTCTCGCGTTGCCGCAGTTGACGCCGGCGATCGTGACGATCGTGTTGTTCCAGTTCGTGGCGATCTGGAACAACTACATGCTGCCGTTGGTGATGCTGGCGGACGAGAAGTTGTATCCGATCACGCTGGGGCTGGACAACTGGAGGGCCCAGACCGACCGGCTGCCGGAGTTCTACCAGCTCACAACCGGCGGTGCCCTGTTGTCGGTGATCCCGCTGGCGATCCTCATCCTGGTACTGCAACGCTTCTGGCGCGGCGGCCTCACCGAAGGCTCCATCAAAGGCTGA
- a CDS encoding GNAT family N-acetyltransferase — protein sequence MTDQSPTAPVPEQEGVQVRDNPSESRFDVFVDGDHAGFSVYRDVEGITGDAQRIFHHTVVFDEFGGRGLAGALTREALAGSIAAGRRIVAVCPYVTKWLSTHHEFDASLDPVTPRHLEALG from the coding sequence ATGACCGATCAGAGCCCGACGGCCCCCGTTCCGGAGCAGGAGGGCGTCCAGGTCCGCGATAATCCGTCTGAGAGTCGCTTCGACGTCTTCGTCGACGGGGACCACGCCGGCTTCTCGGTGTATCGCGACGTCGAGGGCATCACCGGCGACGCGCAGCGAATCTTCCACCACACGGTCGTGTTCGACGAGTTCGGCGGGCGCGGCCTGGCCGGCGCCCTGACCCGGGAAGCCCTCGCGGGCAGCATCGCCGCGGGTCGCCGGATCGTCGCGGTGTGCCCCTACGTCACCAAGTGGCTTTCCACGCATCATGAGTTCGACGCCTCCCTTGACCCGGTGACGCCCCGGCACCTCGAAGCGCTGGGCTGA